GCTGGCCATTGCTGGCCGGCTGCGGCACACCGGGGTCAAGTTCCAGCTTGACGTGGCCGGTGAAGGCCCCGAGCGGGCGGTCCTGGAGCGGCAGGCGCGGGACCTGGGCCTTGAGAACACGGTCCGGTTTCTGGGGTACGTCGCGGAACCGCTGGCTTTTTTGCAGGAGCGGGACGTGTTTGTCCTGACCTCGCACACCGAAGGCTTTGCCAATGTGCTCGTCGAAGCGATGGCGTGCAGCCTCCCCACCGTGGCCTTTGACATTGACTTTGGCCCCCGTGAACTCGTGGTTCACGGCGAGACGGGTTATCTGGTGCAGGACGGCGACCTGGACGCCTTTGCTAGCTGCCTGCAAGCTATAGCGCAGGACCCGCAGGGCGCCCTGCGGCTGGGGCAGGCCGGCCGCACGCGGGCCGAAGAGCTGTTTTCGGTGCCGCAGATGGCCGCCGCCTTTGGCGCACTGTTCGCAGAAGCCCTGGGCCCACAGCTGCGCGCAGGAGGAGACTGACATGTGTGGGATTCTCGGCACCATTGCTGACTGTGACGTTCTGCCCTCGCCGCTGGACCTGCGCCCACTGCAGCACCGGGGCCCCGACGCCCAGCACAGCCGCGCGCTGGGCACCGCCGTGCTGGGGCACACCCGCCTGAGCATCATTGACCTGTCCAGCGGCGCCCAGCCCATGAGCGACGTGCAGGGGCTAAGCACCATCGTCTTTAACGGCGAAATCTATAACTACGGGACCCTGCGCCGTGAACTGGAGGGGGCAGGCCACCACTTTGCCACCCAGTCCGACACCGAGGTTATTTTGGCCGCCTACCTCGAATGGGGCGTGCCCGGCTTTGCCCGGTTGCGGGGCATGTACGCCTTCGCGCTGTATGACCACCGGCGCCGCTGCACGGTCCTGGCACGCGACCCGTTTGGCATCAAGCCCCTGTTCTGGACCCAGACGGCCCGGCACCTGCATTTTGCGTCGGAGGTCGGGGCGCTGCTGTCGCTGGCAGGCCTGGACCCCGAACTGGACCTGACCTCGGTCCTCGAAACGCTGGCCCACCGCTATGCGTTTGGCACCCACACCCTGTATCAGGGAGTGCAGCGGCTGGAGCCCGGCACCGCCCTGCTGGTGGATGACCGGCTGGATATGGTCCGTCAGGTGCGCTTTGTCAGCCTCAGTGAGGAAATCGAGCGCTGCCGCCAGAGCACCGGCGCCGTCACGCCCGACGAGGTTGAGGCGCGGGTGGCCGACAGCGTGGCGCACCACACTATTGCCGACGTGCCGCTGGGCTGCTTTCTGAGTGGCGGCCTGGATTCCAGTGTCGTGGCCCAGCGCCTGTCGGTGGACTGCGCCGGGCCGCTGCGGGCCTATTCGGTGGGCTTCCGGGGCGCCCAGAGCGAGGTCAGCGAGCTGCCCCACGCCCGCGCCGTCGCGGCGGCAATTGGCGCCGAGCTGCACGAGGTCGAGGTGGGACCGGCCGATTTTGCCGACCTGGCGCCTGTCCTGTCCGGCAGCCGCAACGGCCCTTTTGCCGACCCGGCCGACGTGGCCATGCTCAAACTGTCGCTGGCCGCCGCCAATGATGTCCGGGTGGTACTGTCCGGTGAGGGGGGCGACGAAGCTTTTGCCGGCTACCCAAAATACGCCGCAGACCGCTACGCCGGGCTGCTGGGGCCCGCCATGAAACTGGCCCGCACACCCCTGGGCCGGCGCGGCCGCCTGGGCATCGCCGCCGACGCCTTGGCCGAGTCGCGGCGCGCCGTGCGGTGGATGCGTTGGTTTGAAAACGACGCCGCGCCGCCCGGCCTGGTATCGGCCCTGCTGGCCGGCGGCGCGCAGCCCGGCCGGGCCCTGACGTGGGTGGAAGACCGCCTGGCCGGTTACCCTTCCGGCTGGAGCGACCTCCAGCGCATGCAGGTGCTGGACCTGGACGCCTGGCTGCCCAACAACCTGCTGCACCGGGGCGACTACACGACCATGCAGGCGTCCATTGAGCAGCGGGTGCCCATGCTGGACCTTGCGCTGACCCCGTGGGCGGTGGCGCTGCCGGACAGCCAGAAACTCAGTGGCCTGCGCGGCAAGATGCCGGTGCGCCGCGCCTTTGCCCGCCGTCTGCCCCGGCAGGTGCTGGAACGGCCCAAGAGCGGGTTTCGGCTGCCGCTGGGCGAGTGGCTGCGGGGCGACCCCGGCCTGCGGGCCATGACCCACGACCACCTGCTCGCGCCGGGCGCCCGGCTGCGCCAGTGGCTGGGCGCGGCGGACCTTGAACAGCTTCTCTCACCCCAGGCGCTGGCGACCACCGGCGGCGCCAAGCTGGCCTGGACGGCCCTGTGCCTGGAACTGTGGCTGGGCGCGGCGCGGCCACAGCTGGTGCCCGCATGACCCAGGACCTCTGGCCCAAAGGCGCCGCGCCCCTTGCCCGTCAGCGCCGGGCAGGCACCCGGATGGGCGCGCCCCAGACCCTCTGGATTGCCACGGCGGCGCGCGGCGGCATCCACGGCTACACCCAGGCGCTGGAAGCCACCTCTCTGTTTGCCGACTGGCACATCCGCCGCCTCGTCACCCATGACGACGGGTCGGCGACCCGGCGCCTGGCGCTGTTTGCTCGCGGCGCCGGCGCCCTGGTCTGGCGCTGCCTGACCGCCAGGCCCGCCCTGATTCACCTGCACTCGGCGGCGTATGGCAGCTTTGTGCGCAAGGCCCTGCTGCTGTGGGCGGCGCGCGGGCTGTTCCGGGTGCCAGCGGTGCTGCACCTGCATGCGGGCGAGTTCGAGGATTTTTACAGCCGCTGCCCGCCGCTGGCCCGCGCCCTGGTGCGCGCCACGCTGCGCCGGGCTGACCGGGTGGTGACCCTCTCGCCGGCCCTGGGGGCCGCCGTTACTCGGGTGGCCCCGGGGGCCCGGGTCATGGTCGCGGCCAATGGGGTCGCTCTGGCGCCGCAGCCGCGCGTGCTGGCCCAGCATGCTGCTCCCCAGGTGCTGTTTGTGGGGGTGCTGATAGAGCGCAAAGACCCGGTGGGGCTGCTGCGCGCCTGGGCCCGCTGCCAGCGTCCACCCGGCGCGCGGCTGACCTTTGTGGGGGACGGTCCCCTGCGGCCCGAACTGGACAGGCTGGTGAACGAACTGGACCTGGGGGACAGCGTGGCCTTCCGAGGCTGGCTGGACCCGGCTGGGGTCGCGGCCGCACTGGACGCTGCCGACATCCTGGCGCTGCCCTCGCACTTTGAAGGCCAGCCGCTGGCGCTGCTTGAAGGCATGGCGCGCGGCCTCGCGCTGCTGTCTACCAGGGTGGGCGGCATTCCCGACCTGATTGAAGACGGGGTCAGCGGCCGGCTGGTGCCTCCGGGCGACCCGGACGCCCTGTGCAGCGCTCTGAACGACCTGCTGAACCAGCCAGAGGTCCGCCAGCAGTACGGCGCAGCGGCGTACGCCCGCGCCCGGCAGACCTTTGACATTCAGCGCACCTGGCACAGCCTCGACACGCTGTACCGGACCCTGACCCGCACGGCACCTCGGGGGGCCCATGACTGACGCGGCAGTCGGAGGAAGCGCCCAGCACGGGGCCAGCCCCGCCGGCCGGCGGGTGCTGATCATCGTGGAAAATCTGCCGGTGCCTGTGGACCGCCGGGTCTGGATGGAAGCGACCACGCTGCGGGCGGCAGGCTATGAAGTCTCGGTGATCTGCCCTATGGGGCGCGGCCAGGACCTGCCCTTTGAACTGCTGGAGGGGGTAGCCATCTACCGGCATCCCCTGCCGCCCGAGGGAGAGGGCAGCCTGACCTTCGTGCGCGAATATCTGGCGGCGCTGTGGCATGAAACCCGGCTGGCCTGGCGGATTCGGCGTGAACGCGGCTTTGACGTGATTCATATCTGCAACCCGCCGGACCTGCTATTTCTGGTGGCCGCACCCTTTAAAGCGCTGTTCGGGACACCACTGATTTTCGACCACCACGACGCGACCCTGGAAATGTACGAGGCCAAGTTTGGCCGGCGCGGCGCCGTGTACCAGGTGCTCAAACTCGCTGAGCGCCTGACCTACGCCCTGGCGGACGTGGTGATTGCCACCAACGAATCTCTGCGCGGCTTCGCCCTGACCCGTGGGCGCAAAGCCCCGGCGGACGTATTCGTGGTGCGCAGCGGGCCCCGCCTGAAGCGGTTTGCGCCGCAGTCAGGCGGCGAGCACTTCCGGGCGGGCTTTGCCAATGTGGTGGGTTACGTGGGGGTGCTGGGCTCTCAGGACGGGCTGGACATCCTGCTGCGGGTGGCCCAGCGGGTGGTGGCCCAGGGCCGCACCGATGTCCGGTTCATGATTATTGGCGGCGGGCCTTCCCTGGAGCCTCTGAAGCAGCTGTGTACCCGCATGAAGCTGGACCCCTACGTGGAATTTACCGGCATGCTGACCGACCAGACCGAACTGATT
Above is a window of Deinococcus betulae DNA encoding:
- the asnB gene encoding asparagine synthase (glutamine-hydrolyzing): MCGILGTIADCDVLPSPLDLRPLQHRGPDAQHSRALGTAVLGHTRLSIIDLSSGAQPMSDVQGLSTIVFNGEIYNYGTLRRELEGAGHHFATQSDTEVILAAYLEWGVPGFARLRGMYAFALYDHRRRCTVLARDPFGIKPLFWTQTARHLHFASEVGALLSLAGLDPELDLTSVLETLAHRYAFGTHTLYQGVQRLEPGTALLVDDRLDMVRQVRFVSLSEEIERCRQSTGAVTPDEVEARVADSVAHHTIADVPLGCFLSGGLDSSVVAQRLSVDCAGPLRAYSVGFRGAQSEVSELPHARAVAAAIGAELHEVEVGPADFADLAPVLSGSRNGPFADPADVAMLKLSLAAANDVRVVLSGEGGDEAFAGYPKYAADRYAGLLGPAMKLARTPLGRRGRLGIAADALAESRRAVRWMRWFENDAAPPGLVSALLAGGAQPGRALTWVEDRLAGYPSGWSDLQRMQVLDLDAWLPNNLLHRGDYTTMQASIEQRVPMLDLALTPWAVALPDSQKLSGLRGKMPVRRAFARRLPRQVLERPKSGFRLPLGEWLRGDPGLRAMTHDHLLAPGARLRQWLGAADLEQLLSPQALATTGGAKLAWTALCLELWLGAARPQLVPA
- a CDS encoding glycosyltransferase family 4 protein, which encodes MTQDLWPKGAAPLARQRRAGTRMGAPQTLWIATAARGGIHGYTQALEATSLFADWHIRRLVTHDDGSATRRLALFARGAGALVWRCLTARPALIHLHSAAYGSFVRKALLLWAARGLFRVPAVLHLHAGEFEDFYSRCPPLARALVRATLRRADRVVTLSPALGAAVTRVAPGARVMVAANGVALAPQPRVLAQHAAPQVLFVGVLIERKDPVGLLRAWARCQRPPGARLTFVGDGPLRPELDRLVNELDLGDSVAFRGWLDPAGVAAALDAADILALPSHFEGQPLALLEGMARGLALLSTRVGGIPDLIEDGVSGRLVPPGDPDALCSALNDLLNQPEVRQQYGAAAYARARQTFDIQRTWHSLDTLYRTLTRTAPRGAHD
- a CDS encoding glycosyltransferase family 4 protein; the protein is MTDAAVGGSAQHGASPAGRRVLIIVENLPVPVDRRVWMEATTLRAAGYEVSVICPMGRGQDLPFELLEGVAIYRHPLPPEGEGSLTFVREYLAALWHETRLAWRIRRERGFDVIHICNPPDLLFLVAAPFKALFGTPLIFDHHDATLEMYEAKFGRRGAVYQVLKLAERLTYALADVVIATNESLRGFALTRGRKAPADVFVVRSGPRLKRFAPQSGGEHFRAGFANVVGYVGVLGSQDGLDILLRVAQRVVAQGRTDVRFMIIGGGPSLEPLKQLCTRMKLDPYVEFTGMLTDQTELIQRLSACDVCVAPDPQTAYSDVCTMNKVLEYMALGKATVQFDLTEGRQSAGDAAVYARPNDEEELTRQLLALLADPARRAEMGRIGQARMQDALAWDHQAPKLLEAYARALRTGAGATAAHRNPA